From the Oleiharenicola lentus genome, one window contains:
- the accD gene encoding acetyl-CoA carboxylase, carboxyltransferase subunit beta — MSHFAKPKQPSAPKATGAKTTKKKVNTEGLWTKCPVSGDIVFNKDLEANLMVVPKSGYHFPIGCRARIASMIDEGTFEEHDANVKSADPLKFVDSAAYPDRIKRYEKDSGLPEAVICGTGKLNGILVSLAVMDFRFCGGAMGAAVGEKITRAIERATKKKIPCIVVSASGGARMQEGIFSLMQMAKTSAALGRQAEAKLPFISILTYPTTGGVTASFATLGDVILAEPGAMIGFAGARVIKETTKQTLPAGFQTSEFLLKHGLVDQIVSRLEMKDRLTSILQALHTHKYIPHKVPTASPFPSVSAASA; from the coding sequence ATGTCGCATTTTGCCAAACCCAAGCAGCCCTCGGCCCCCAAGGCCACGGGCGCCAAAACCACCAAGAAGAAGGTCAATACAGAAGGCCTCTGGACCAAGTGCCCCGTCTCGGGTGACATCGTGTTCAACAAGGACCTTGAAGCCAACCTCATGGTGGTGCCGAAGAGCGGCTACCATTTCCCCATCGGCTGCCGCGCCCGTATCGCCAGCATGATCGACGAGGGCACTTTCGAGGAGCATGACGCCAACGTGAAGTCGGCCGACCCGCTGAAGTTCGTGGACTCCGCCGCGTATCCCGACCGCATCAAACGCTACGAGAAGGACAGCGGTCTGCCCGAGGCCGTGATCTGCGGTACCGGCAAACTCAACGGCATCCTGGTGTCGCTGGCGGTGATGGATTTCCGCTTCTGCGGCGGCGCCATGGGCGCAGCCGTGGGTGAAAAGATCACCCGCGCCATCGAGCGTGCGACCAAGAAAAAGATTCCCTGCATCGTGGTGAGCGCCTCCGGCGGTGCCCGCATGCAGGAGGGCATCTTCAGCCTCATGCAGATGGCCAAGACCAGCGCCGCTCTCGGACGCCAGGCCGAGGCGAAGCTCCCCTTCATTTCGATCCTGACTTACCCGACCACCGGCGGTGTCACCGCCAGCTTCGCCACGCTGGGCGACGTGATCCTGGCCGAGCCGGGCGCGATGATCGGCTTCGCCGGTGCGCGCGTGATCAAGGAAACCACCAAGCAGACGCTGCCGGCCGGTTTCCAGACCTCGGAGTTCCTGCTCAAGCACGGCCTCGTGGACCAGATCGTCAGCCGTCTCGAAATGAAGGACCGCCTCACCAGCATCCTCCAGGCGCTGCACACGCACAAATACATCCCGCACAAGGTCCCGACCGCCTCGCCATTCCCGTCGGTCAGCGCGGCCAGCGCCTGA
- a CDS encoding gluconate 2-dehydrogenase subunit 3 family protein yields MNPPNILTRREALARLSFLLGGALIGGDTWLRGATVAGKTIGDNFSATDIALLDEIAETIIPTTATPGAKAAGVGAFMAMMVTDCYDDAHHAAFRAGLEKLRAENFAAATPAARTARLNTLDAEQKAHTGTPAHFFKMMKQLTVLGYFTSEIGASQVLIYEEAPGRFDGNMPYKPGDRYFFTQPNRNL; encoded by the coding sequence ATGAACCCGCCCAACATTCTCACCCGCCGTGAAGCTCTCGCCCGCCTGAGCTTTCTGCTCGGCGGCGCGCTCATCGGCGGCGACACCTGGCTGCGCGGCGCGACCGTTGCGGGCAAGACCATCGGCGACAATTTCAGCGCCACCGACATTGCGCTGCTCGACGAGATTGCCGAGACGATCATCCCCACCACCGCGACTCCGGGCGCCAAGGCCGCGGGCGTCGGTGCCTTTATGGCGATGATGGTCACCGACTGCTACGACGACGCACACCATGCCGCCTTCCGGGCCGGCCTCGAAAAGCTGCGCGCCGAAAACTTCGCCGCCGCCACGCCTGCCGCCCGCACCGCCCGCCTCAACACGCTTGATGCCGAACAGAAGGCCCACACCGGCACGCCCGCGCACTTCTTCAAGATGATGAAGCAGCTCACCGTGCTCGGCTACTTCACGTCCGAGATCGGCGCCTCGCAGGTGCTGATCTACGAGGAGGCGCCGGGGCGTTTCGACGGAAACATGCCCTACAAGCCGGGTGATCGCTATTTCTTCACGCAGCCAAACAGGAACCTCTAA
- a CDS encoding DegT/DnrJ/EryC1/StrS family aminotransferase, which translates to MNSPKILPADPKAAYLAAQAETDAAIRRVLLSGHYILGPEGDGFEREFSQWLGVAGTVALANGTDAIELALRAAGIGPGDKVVTVANTVTATVSAITATGARAVYVEIDPATMLMDVGALEAMLTTLRDPKIKAVVPVHLYGQMVDMPHLTTVAAAHNLTVIEDCAQAHGAAIGGRKAGTWGRLAAFSFYPTKNLGALGDGGAVCGGDVALLEQVRLLRQYGWRKRYVSEMPGRNSRLDELQAAILRVRLTKLDADNLRRATIAARYLESLKGLPLVLPVTAEGRTHCWHQFVVRTPRREELRIHLEKRHILCGVLYPVPVHRQPAYHDAAQSLPHTEQACAEVLSLPLHPGLTDADVERVMREVSGFFA; encoded by the coding sequence GTGAACTCGCCCAAGATACTGCCCGCCGATCCCAAGGCTGCCTACCTTGCCGCGCAGGCCGAGACCGACGCGGCCATCCGGCGTGTACTGCTGAGCGGCCACTACATTCTGGGCCCCGAGGGTGATGGCTTCGAAAGGGAGTTTTCCCAATGGCTGGGCGTGGCCGGCACCGTCGCCCTGGCCAACGGCACTGACGCCATCGAGCTGGCCCTGCGCGCGGCGGGCATTGGACCGGGCGACAAGGTGGTCACCGTGGCGAACACTGTCACCGCCACGGTCTCCGCGATCACCGCCACGGGGGCGCGGGCGGTTTATGTCGAGATCGACCCCGCGACCATGCTCATGGATGTCGGTGCGTTGGAGGCGATGCTGACCACGCTGCGTGATCCAAAAATTAAGGCCGTCGTGCCCGTGCATCTCTACGGCCAGATGGTGGACATGCCGCATCTGACCACGGTCGCGGCGGCGCACAACCTGACGGTGATCGAGGATTGTGCGCAGGCGCACGGGGCCGCCATCGGCGGGCGCAAGGCCGGCACCTGGGGGCGGCTGGCGGCCTTCAGCTTCTATCCGACCAAGAACCTCGGCGCGCTGGGCGACGGTGGTGCTGTCTGCGGCGGCGATGTCGCTTTGCTCGAACAGGTCCGCCTCCTCCGGCAATACGGCTGGCGCAAGCGCTACGTGAGCGAGATGCCTGGCCGCAACAGCCGGCTCGACGAGCTGCAGGCGGCGATCCTCCGCGTGCGCCTGACCAAACTGGACGCCGACAACTTGCGCCGTGCGACGATCGCGGCCCGCTACCTCGAATCGCTCAAGGGGCTGCCGTTGGTCCTGCCGGTCACCGCCGAAGGCCGCACCCATTGCTGGCACCAGTTTGTGGTTCGCACGCCGCGTCGCGAGGAACTGCGGATCCACCTCGAGAAGAGGCATATTCTCTGCGGCGTGTTGTATCCCGTGCCCGTCCACCGGCAGCCCGCCTATCATGACGCCGCCCAGAGCCTGCCGCACACGGAACAAGCCTGCGCCGAGGTGCTCTCACTGCCCTTGCATCCGGGTCTGACCGATGCCGACGTCGAGCGGGTCATGCGGGAAGTGTCCGGCTTTTTTGCGTGA
- a CDS encoding Gfo/Idh/MocA family oxidoreductase translates to MTEVTSPHLPMTDQPRRHFLKTLAAGAATVAVSSSAQTSPAMSTQKADGMNYAPKGKPNPVVKPGEFVFAAAHLDHGHIYGQCNGLTEAGGTLKWVFEPDPKKLENFLKQFPNTKVAHSLDEILADPEVKLVTTAPIPKFRGPMGCKVMQAGKDYFTDKPPFTTLAQLDEARKVAAATGKKFMVYYSERLHVESAMFATDLVQQGAIGRVLQVIGLGPHREGPGRPDWFYDHDSYGGILCDIGSHQFEQFLTYTGATDATIQHAAVANYAHPDKPGLEDFGEANLLGNNGATNYVRVDWFTPKGLSTWGDGRTIILGEKGYIELRKYVDVGRDKKGDNVYIVDETGERYLNVDGQVGFRFFGELILDCIHRTEKAMTQAHAFKAAELCLKAQAAAKKIA, encoded by the coding sequence ATGACTGAAGTCACTTCACCCCACCTGCCGATGACCGACCAACCCCGCCGCCATTTTCTCAAAACCCTCGCCGCCGGTGCCGCCACCGTCGCGGTCTCCTCCTCCGCCCAAACCTCTCCCGCCATGAGCACCCAGAAAGCCGACGGCATGAACTACGCCCCGAAGGGCAAACCCAACCCGGTCGTGAAGCCCGGCGAATTCGTCTTCGCCGCCGCCCACCTCGACCACGGCCACATCTACGGCCAGTGCAACGGCCTCACCGAGGCCGGCGGCACGCTCAAGTGGGTCTTCGAGCCCGACCCGAAGAAGCTGGAGAATTTCCTCAAGCAATTCCCCAACACCAAGGTCGCCCATTCGCTCGACGAGATCCTCGCCGATCCCGAGGTAAAGCTCGTCACCACCGCGCCGATCCCGAAGTTCCGCGGCCCGATGGGCTGCAAGGTCATGCAAGCCGGCAAGGATTACTTCACTGACAAGCCGCCCTTCACCACCCTCGCGCAGCTCGACGAGGCGCGGAAGGTCGCCGCTGCGACGGGCAAGAAGTTCATGGTGTATTACAGCGAGCGCCTGCATGTGGAGTCCGCCATGTTCGCCACCGATCTCGTGCAACAGGGCGCCATCGGCCGCGTGCTGCAGGTCATCGGCCTCGGGCCGCACCGCGAGGGCCCGGGCCGGCCCGACTGGTTCTACGACCACGACAGCTACGGCGGCATCCTCTGCGACATCGGCTCGCACCAGTTCGAACAGTTCCTCACCTACACCGGCGCGACCGACGCTACGATCCAACACGCCGCCGTCGCCAACTACGCGCACCCCGACAAGCCCGGGCTGGAAGATTTCGGCGAGGCCAACCTGCTCGGCAACAACGGCGCGACCAACTACGTCCGCGTGGACTGGTTCACCCCGAAGGGTCTCAGCACCTGGGGCGACGGCCGCACCATCATCCTCGGCGAGAAAGGCTACATCGAGCTGCGCAAATACGTGGACGTCGGCCGCGACAAGAAGGGCGACAATGTCTATATCGTGGACGAGACCGGCGAGCGCTACCTCAACGTGGACGGCCAGGTCGGTTTCCGCTTCTTCGGCGAGTTGATCCTCGACTGCATCCATCGCACTGAAAAAGCCATGACCCAGGCCCACGCCTTCAAGGCCGCCGAGCTCTGCCTCAAGGCCCAGGCCGCGGCGAAGAAGATCGCGTAG
- a CDS encoding MFS transporter, giving the protein MTSPQAPAPSTATGKARIMVLLAAFLGWMFDGLEMGIFPLIARPALQQMQAASGIVDDKFVGFWMGWVTAVFLLGAAGGGLLFGWLGDKIGRVRAMSMAILCYSIFTGLVYFAAEPWHLAALRFIAALGMGGEWALGVALVMEVWPEKHRPMLAGVIGAAANVGFALIACVGIFFAVTQDTWRVVVVIGALPAALTFFVRLFVPESEKWQHAAAAKPTQPMKEIFSNRALIKPLVLGMLISSVALIGTWGSVQWLPLWADKMAGPELPKAKAYTQALSALGSVFGCLVGAWLGGVLGRRPAYFLLSLGSLVSCALLFRGVDTYGATFLTLTFIVGAITAAFFGWLPLYLPEIFPTRVRATAQGLSFNAGRILAAVGALQMGALMQTFHGSYAQAGAVISLVYVFGLVIIWFAPETRGKPLPE; this is encoded by the coding sequence ATGACGTCACCCCAAGCCCCTGCCCCATCCACCGCCACCGGCAAAGCCCGGATCATGGTCCTTCTCGCCGCGTTTCTCGGCTGGATGTTCGACGGCCTTGAAATGGGCATCTTTCCGCTCATCGCCCGGCCCGCACTCCAGCAGATGCAGGCCGCTTCCGGCATCGTGGACGACAAGTTCGTCGGTTTCTGGATGGGTTGGGTCACCGCCGTGTTCCTGCTCGGTGCGGCGGGGGGCGGCCTGCTTTTCGGCTGGCTGGGCGACAAGATCGGGCGCGTGCGTGCCATGAGCATGGCGATCCTCTGTTATTCCATCTTCACCGGCCTGGTATATTTTGCCGCGGAACCCTGGCACCTCGCCGCGCTGCGCTTCATCGCCGCGCTCGGCATGGGCGGCGAGTGGGCCCTGGGCGTTGCGCTCGTCATGGAAGTCTGGCCGGAGAAACACCGCCCGATGCTCGCGGGCGTCATCGGCGCGGCGGCCAATGTCGGGTTCGCGCTCATCGCCTGCGTGGGCATATTTTTCGCGGTGACACAGGACACCTGGCGCGTGGTCGTGGTGATCGGCGCCCTGCCGGCCGCGCTCACCTTCTTCGTGCGGCTCTTCGTGCCGGAGTCGGAAAAGTGGCAGCATGCCGCCGCCGCCAAGCCCACCCAGCCGATGAAGGAAATCTTCTCGAACCGTGCGCTGATCAAGCCGCTCGTGCTCGGCATGCTGATCTCTTCGGTCGCGCTGATCGGCACCTGGGGTTCCGTGCAGTGGCTGCCGCTCTGGGCCGACAAGATGGCTGGTCCGGAGCTCCCGAAGGCCAAGGCCTACACGCAGGCGCTCTCGGCACTCGGTTCCGTCTTCGGTTGCCTCGTCGGCGCCTGGCTCGGCGGCGTGCTGGGCCGGCGACCCGCCTACTTCTTGCTCAGCCTGGGCTCGCTGGTCAGCTGCGCGCTCCTTTTCCGAGGTGTGGACACCTATGGCGCCACCTTCCTGACCCTCACCTTCATCGTGGGCGCGATCACCGCCGCCTTCTTTGGCTGGCTGCCGCTCTATCTGCCGGAGATTTTCCCAACCCGCGTGCGGGCCACGGCGCAGGGCCTGTCGTTCAACGCCGGCCGCATCCTCGCCGCCGTCGGTGCGCTCCAAATGGGCGCGCTGATGCAGACCTTCCATGGCAGCTACGCGCAGGCCGGTGCGGTTATCTCGCTGGTCTATGTGTTTGGCCTGGTCATCATCTGGTTCGCCCCCGAAACCCGCGGCAAGCCGCTGCCCGAGTAA
- a CDS encoding PmoA family protein, which yields MTSLVRLFALLVATATLASAANWRVTVPAAEVDRAAVVVSFPMPAAASRNAIVNGRAGTFSVQVDDGGTARFVLPHIKAGESPVLTLRPVDFYSTDVASVAADGRVKLTVRGKPVLDYWTREEPLPNDRVDKKFLRSGHIHPVHSPAGTVITGSYPADHLHHHGIWAPWTKTQFQGRAPDFWNMGQLTGKVEFAELVRIWSGPVHGGWVAMQRQIDLSAPSPVTALNETWEVTVYEVTATVTPMRVFDLVITQTCATPDPLILPEYRYGGLGFRGHDGWNGKDNATFLTSEGETDRVKGNTSRARWVHIGGRSDGALAGVGILGHPENFRAPEPLRLHPTEPFVCFAPSQLGEFRIEPGKPHVMRYRFVVTDGPADGALLEACWQAYAKPAVATLSAE from the coding sequence ATGACCTCTCTCGTTCGTCTCTTTGCCCTGCTTGTCGCCACTGCCACGCTGGCTTCCGCCGCCAACTGGCGCGTCACCGTGCCGGCCGCCGAGGTGGATCGCGCCGCCGTGGTGGTGTCGTTTCCCATGCCCGCCGCGGCCTCGCGCAACGCCATTGTCAACGGCCGCGCCGGCACGTTTTCCGTGCAGGTGGACGACGGCGGCACCGCCCGCTTCGTGCTGCCCCATATCAAGGCTGGTGAGTCCCCCGTGCTCACGTTGCGGCCGGTGGATTTTTATTCGACCGATGTTGCGAGTGTGGCGGCCGACGGCCGGGTAAAGCTCACCGTGCGGGGCAAGCCCGTGCTCGACTACTGGACCCGGGAGGAACCCCTGCCCAACGACCGGGTGGACAAGAAATTTCTGCGCAGCGGCCACATCCACCCGGTGCACTCTCCCGCCGGCACGGTCATCACCGGCAGCTATCCGGCCGACCATCTGCACCATCACGGCATCTGGGCGCCTTGGACCAAGACGCAGTTCCAGGGCCGCGCCCCGGATTTCTGGAACATGGGCCAGCTCACCGGCAAGGTGGAGTTTGCCGAACTGGTCCGCATCTGGAGCGGTCCGGTGCATGGCGGATGGGTGGCCATGCAGCGCCAGATCGACCTCTCCGCGCCTTCGCCGGTCACCGCGCTGAACGAAACCTGGGAGGTCACGGTTTACGAAGTGACCGCGACCGTGACGCCGATGCGCGTTTTCGACCTCGTTATCACGCAGACCTGCGCGACGCCCGATCCGCTCATCCTGCCCGAGTATCGTTACGGCGGCCTCGGCTTCCGCGGACACGATGGTTGGAACGGCAAGGACAACGCGACCTTTCTCACCTCCGAAGGCGAGACCGACCGTGTGAAGGGCAACACGAGCCGCGCCCGCTGGGTCCACATCGGCGGACGCAGCGACGGCGCCCTCGCCGGCGTGGGCATTCTAGGCCACCCGGAAAATTTTCGTGCGCCCGAGCCGCTGCGTCTGCACCCCACGGAACCCTTCGTCTGCTTCGCCCCATCGCAGCTCGGCGAATTTCGCATCGAGCCGGGCAAACCTCACGTCATGCGCTACCGCTTCGTCGTGACGGACGGTCCGGCCGACGGAGCCCTGCTCGAAGCCTGCTGGCAGGCCTACGCCAAGCCCGCGGTTGCCACGTTGTCGGCAGAGTGA
- a CDS encoding FAD-dependent oxidoreductase — translation MSVSTHSYDAIVVGSGISGGWAAKELTEKGLKVLLLERGPNVEHITGYPSALKAPWELPHRGKKSRELIAERPISNRDLLHEANAEWWADEQDCPYTEVKPFDWFRGYQVGGRSLLWGRHSYRWSDFDFEANAKDGHGVDWPIRYADLAPWYDHVESFAGISGSIEGLPQLPDGKFLPPFELNCVEKDVAARLRSQFGGHRRLIMGRLANLSQPHAGRVNCQFRDKCWLGCPFGAYFSTQSSTLPVAVATGNLTLRPGSIVTRVLYDKDAKRATGVEVIDAETHQTYDYQAKIVFLCASAFNSTWVLMNSATDIWPEGLGSSSGELGHNAMDHHFRVGAFGQVEGYLDRIVAGRRPGGFYIPRYRNLFGDKRDYLRGFGYQGAASRLGWEREVPELGIGAPLKEALSQPGPWVMGMTGFGEILPYHENRITLDRAKKDKWGLPVLAMDCEIKENELKMRRDMQDDAAEMLEAAGLKKVIKTSAGYNFGRGIHEMGTARMGRDPKTSVLNAHSQVWDAPNVYVTDGAGMTSGNCVNPSLTYMALTARAAAHAVNELKRRNL, via the coding sequence ATGTCCGTTTCCACGCACTCGTATGACGCCATCGTCGTCGGCTCCGGTATTTCCGGCGGCTGGGCGGCGAAGGAACTCACTGAAAAAGGCCTGAAGGTCCTGCTCCTTGAGCGCGGCCCAAACGTCGAACACATCACCGGCTACCCCAGCGCGCTCAAGGCACCGTGGGAGCTGCCGCATCGCGGGAAAAAGTCCCGCGAACTGATCGCCGAACGCCCGATTTCTAACCGCGACCTGCTCCACGAGGCCAACGCCGAGTGGTGGGCCGACGAGCAGGACTGCCCCTACACGGAGGTGAAACCCTTCGACTGGTTCCGTGGCTACCAGGTCGGCGGACGTTCCCTGCTCTGGGGCCGTCACAGCTACCGGTGGAGCGATTTCGACTTCGAGGCCAACGCCAAGGACGGACACGGCGTGGACTGGCCCATCCGCTACGCCGACCTCGCGCCGTGGTATGACCACGTCGAAAGCTTCGCCGGAATCAGCGGCTCGATCGAGGGCCTGCCCCAGCTCCCCGACGGCAAATTCCTGCCGCCCTTCGAGCTGAACTGCGTGGAGAAGGATGTCGCGGCCCGCCTGCGCAGCCAGTTCGGCGGCCACCGCCGCCTGATCATGGGCCGGCTCGCCAACCTCAGCCAGCCACACGCGGGGCGCGTCAACTGCCAGTTTCGCGACAAATGCTGGCTCGGCTGCCCCTTCGGCGCCTACTTCAGTACGCAGTCGTCCACGCTCCCGGTCGCCGTGGCCACGGGCAATCTCACCCTGCGCCCCGGCTCGATCGTCACGCGCGTGCTTTACGACAAGGACGCGAAGCGCGCCACCGGCGTCGAGGTCATCGACGCCGAGACGCACCAGACTTACGACTACCAGGCGAAGATCGTCTTCCTCTGCGCCTCCGCATTCAACTCGACCTGGGTGCTGATGAACTCGGCCACCGACATCTGGCCGGAGGGCCTTGGCAGCAGCAGTGGCGAACTCGGCCACAACGCCATGGACCACCACTTCCGCGTCGGTGCCTTTGGCCAGGTCGAGGGCTACCTCGACCGGATCGTCGCCGGCCGTCGCCCCGGCGGTTTCTACATTCCGCGCTACCGGAATCTGTTTGGCGACAAACGCGATTACCTGCGCGGCTTCGGCTACCAAGGCGCAGCCTCTCGCCTCGGCTGGGAACGCGAGGTGCCCGAACTCGGCATCGGCGCCCCGCTCAAGGAAGCGCTCAGCCAGCCCGGCCCGTGGGTCATGGGCATGACCGGCTTCGGCGAGATCCTGCCCTACCATGAAAACCGCATCACTCTCGACCGCGCGAAAAAAGACAAGTGGGGCCTGCCCGTCCTCGCGATGGACTGCGAGATCAAGGAGAACGAACTGAAGATGCGCCGCGACATGCAGGACGACGCCGCCGAGATGCTCGAAGCCGCCGGCCTGAAGAAAGTCATCAAGACCAGCGCCGGCTACAACTTCGGCCGCGGCATCCACGAGATGGGCACGGCCCGCATGGGCCGCGATCCCAAGACCTCCGTGCTCAATGCCCACAGCCAAGTCTGGGACGCACCCAACGTCTATGTGACCGACGGCGCCGGCATGACCTCCGGCAACTGCGTGAACCCTTCGCTCACCTACATGGCCCTCACCGCCCGTGCCGCCGCCCACGCCGTCAATGAGCTCAAGAGGAGGAACCTGTGA
- a CDS encoding NAD-dependent epimerase/dehydratase family protein codes for MKKPAPSFAKAFKGKRVLITGGLGFIGSNLARTLVKLGAKVTLLDSLIPEYGGNRRNVRGIEAKTNINLADVRDRHSLPEFLRGQEFLFNLAGQTSHMDSMTDPETDLEINCRAQLTLLEACRKHNPRLRVVFASTRQIYGRPDYLPVDEKHPLRPVDVNGINKLAGEEYHLLYSQVHGVPSTVLRLTNTIGPRMRVKDARQTFVGVWIKQILEEKPVEVWGGTQLRDFTYVDDAVEAFLVAATHPQAVGKVFNLGGVGRISLRDLAALLVDVAGQGSYTVREFPADRRKIDIGDYYSDCGLIERELGWKPKTNIRQALAKTVAYYRKELPHYL; via the coding sequence ATGAAGAAACCCGCACCGTCATTCGCCAAGGCGTTCAAGGGGAAGCGCGTGCTCATCACCGGCGGACTCGGATTCATCGGCTCGAACCTGGCGCGCACGCTGGTGAAGCTTGGGGCGAAGGTCACGCTGCTCGACAGCCTCATCCCCGAATACGGCGGCAACCGGCGCAACGTGCGCGGGATCGAAGCCAAGACGAACATCAACCTCGCCGACGTCCGCGACCGGCACAGCTTGCCGGAGTTTCTGCGCGGACAGGAATTTCTTTTCAACCTCGCCGGGCAGACGAGCCACATGGACTCAATGACGGACCCGGAGACGGATTTGGAAATCAACTGCCGTGCCCAGCTCACGTTGCTCGAGGCCTGCCGGAAGCATAACCCGCGGCTGCGGGTGGTTTTCGCCAGCACGCGCCAGATCTACGGCCGGCCCGACTACCTGCCGGTGGACGAAAAGCACCCGCTGCGCCCCGTGGACGTGAACGGCATCAACAAGCTCGCGGGCGAGGAGTATCACCTGCTTTACAGCCAGGTTCACGGCGTGCCCAGCACCGTGCTGCGGCTCACGAACACCATCGGCCCGCGCATGCGCGTGAAAGACGCGCGCCAGACGTTTGTCGGCGTGTGGATCAAGCAGATCCTTGAAGAGAAGCCGGTCGAGGTGTGGGGCGGGACTCAGCTGCGCGACTTCACCTACGTGGACGACGCGGTCGAGGCGTTCCTCGTCGCGGCGACCCACCCGCAGGCGGTGGGAAAGGTGTTCAATCTCGGTGGTGTCGGGCGCATCAGCCTGCGCGACCTGGCCGCGCTGCTGGTGGATGTGGCCGGGCAGGGGAGCTACACGGTGCGGGAGTTCCCCGCCGACCGGCGCAAGATCGACATCGGGGATTATTACTCGGACTGCGGCCTGATTGAGCGCGAACTGGGATGGAAACCGAAGACCAACATCCGGCAGGCGCTGGCCAAGACCGTCGCCTACTACCGCAAAGAGCTGCCGCACTACCTGTGA
- a CDS encoding bifunctional folylpolyglutamate synthase/dihydrofolate synthase, protein MILPLSDYSSVKDYLYSLKAGGMKFGIDRMQRLAAALGHPERSYPVIHVAGTNGKGSVSAMIESILRTAGRSTGLYTSPHLVKLGERVQVNRRLLTEEEIVAYARELRPVAEQAAVFAADEHATFFEFMTAMAFLQFQRNRVDVAVVEVGMGGRLDATNIVSPAVSVITSIGLDHCAELGDTVEKIAREKAGIIKPGRPVVIGRMPPGAERVIREVAADRQAPVHSVRDVFGEDLARYPETNLEGEYQRWNAATAALAVRLLPAALQTEDQVVARGLRQVDWPGRWQRLEAGGRHLILDASHNPEGARELAKNLAKLERETGRKPLIIAGALGEFRARALLDVVLSHAASLHLVTPNQARATPYDEMRALVPEASRALVQRGDLANIFPTPRTCTLGQPGDTVVVTGSIYLLGEVLERLDPGRGTREDKLQDF, encoded by the coding sequence GTGATCCTGCCGCTCTCCGACTACAGTTCAGTCAAGGACTACCTCTACAGCCTCAAGGCCGGGGGCATGAAATTCGGCATCGATCGCATGCAACGACTGGCCGCGGCGTTGGGGCATCCCGAGCGGAGTTACCCGGTGATCCACGTCGCCGGCACCAACGGCAAGGGCTCGGTCTCGGCGATGATCGAGTCCATCCTGCGCACGGCCGGCCGGAGCACCGGGCTCTACACGTCGCCCCATCTCGTGAAACTCGGCGAACGCGTGCAGGTGAACCGCCGTTTGCTGACTGAGGAGGAAATCGTGGCCTACGCGCGCGAGTTGCGACCGGTTGCGGAGCAGGCAGCGGTCTTTGCGGCCGACGAACACGCCACCTTCTTCGAATTCATGACGGCCATGGCCTTCCTGCAATTCCAGCGCAACCGGGTGGACGTGGCCGTGGTGGAAGTGGGCATGGGCGGACGGCTCGACGCGACGAATATCGTTTCGCCCGCGGTGAGCGTGATCACCTCCATCGGCCTCGACCACTGCGCGGAACTCGGCGACACGGTGGAGAAAATCGCCCGCGAGAAAGCCGGCATCATCAAGCCCGGCCGCCCGGTAGTCATCGGGCGCATGCCGCCCGGCGCCGAGCGTGTGATCCGGGAAGTGGCGGCGGACCGGCAAGCGCCGGTGCACTCGGTGCGCGATGTTTTTGGCGAAGACCTTGCCCGCTACCCCGAGACCAACCTCGAAGGCGAATACCAACGCTGGAACGCCGCCACCGCTGCGCTCGCGGTGCGCCTGCTGCCGGCTGCGCTGCAAACCGAGGATCAGGTGGTCGCGCGCGGATTGCGTCAGGTGGACTGGCCCGGGCGCTGGCAACGCCTGGAGGCGGGCGGGCGGCACCTCATCCTCGACGCTTCGCACAATCCCGAAGGCGCCCGGGAGCTGGCCAAAAATCTCGCCAAGCTGGAGCGGGAAACCGGACGCAAGCCGCTGATCATCGCCGGGGCCTTGGGCGAGTTTCGGGCCCGCGCTCTGCTGGACGTGGTGCTCTCGCACGCCGCGAGCCTGCACCTCGTCACGCCCAACCAGGCCCGCGCCACGCCTTACGACGAGATGCGCGCCCTGGTGCCCGAGGCGTCCCGCGCCCTCGTGCAACGCGGGGATCTCGCGAACATTTTCCCGACGCCCCGGACCTGCACGCTCGGCCAACCGGGTGACACCGTGGTAGTGACCGGTTCGATCTATCTGCTCGGTGAAGTGCTGGAGCGGCTCGATCCCGGCCGGGGTACGCGAGAGGACAAGCTCCAGGACTTCTGA